In the genome of Pseudomonas sp. P5_109, one region contains:
- a CDS encoding peptide chain release factor 3: MTKQAAEVAKRRTFAIISHPDAGKTTITEKLLLMGKAIAVAGTVKSRKSDRHATSDWMEMEKQRGISITTSVMQFPYREHMINLLDTPGHEDFSEDTYRTLTAVDSALMVLDGGKGVEPRTIALMDVCRLRDTPIVSFINKLDRDIRDPIELLDEIEAVLKIKAAPITWPIGCYRDFKGVYHLADDYIIVYTAGHGHERTETKIIEKLDSDEARAHLGDEYERFIEQLELVQGACHEFNQQEFLDGQLTPVFFGTALGNFGVDHVLDAVVDWAPRPLARVANERTVEPVEEKFSGFIFKIQANMDPKHRDRIAFMRICSGKYEKGMKMRHVRTGKDVRIGDALTFFSSEREQLEEAFAGDIIGLHNHGTIQIGDTFSEGEVLGFTGIPHFAPELFRRVRLKDPLKSKQLRQGLQQLAEEGATQVFFPERSNDIILGAVGVLQFDVVASRLKEEYKVECSYEPITVYSARWIECSDKKKLEEFSNKAVENLALDGGGHLTYLAPTRVNLALMEERWPDVKFRATREHH; this comes from the coding sequence ATGACCAAACAGGCCGCCGAAGTCGCGAAACGCCGCACTTTCGCCATTATTTCCCACCCCGATGCCGGTAAGACCACCATCACCGAGAAGCTCTTGCTGATGGGCAAGGCGATTGCGGTAGCCGGTACGGTGAAATCTCGTAAGTCCGACCGCCATGCCACCTCCGACTGGATGGAAATGGAAAAGCAGCGTGGTATTTCCATTACCACGTCGGTCATGCAGTTCCCATATCGCGAGCACATGATCAACCTGCTCGACACCCCGGGCCACGAAGACTTCTCCGAAGATACCTACCGCACCCTGACGGCGGTGGACTCGGCGTTGATGGTTCTCGACGGCGGTAAAGGTGTAGAGCCTCGGACCATCGCCCTGATGGACGTCTGCCGTCTGCGTGACACGCCGATCGTCAGCTTCATCAACAAACTCGACCGTGACATTCGCGACCCGATCGAACTGCTCGACGAAATCGAAGCCGTCCTCAAGATCAAGGCGGCGCCGATCACCTGGCCGATTGGTTGCTACCGTGATTTCAAGGGCGTGTATCACCTCGCCGACGACTACATCATCGTGTACACCGCCGGTCACGGCCACGAGCGCACCGAAACCAAGATCATCGAGAAGCTCGATTCCGATGAAGCCCGCGCCCACCTGGGTGACGAGTACGAGCGTTTCATCGAACAGCTTGAGCTGGTGCAGGGCGCCTGCCACGAGTTCAACCAGCAGGAGTTCCTCGACGGCCAACTGACCCCGGTGTTTTTCGGTACCGCACTGGGCAACTTCGGTGTCGACCACGTGCTCGACGCCGTGGTTGATTGGGCGCCGCGCCCGCTGGCACGCGTGGCCAACGAGCGTACCGTGGAGCCGGTGGAAGAGAAGTTCTCGGGCTTCATCTTCAAGATCCAGGCGAACATGGACCCGAAACACCGCGACCGCATCGCCTTCATGCGTATCTGCTCCGGCAAGTACGAAAAAGGCATGAAAATGCGCCACGTGCGCACCGGCAAGGACGTGCGGATCGGCGACGCGCTGACCTTCTTCTCCTCCGAGCGTGAGCAACTGGAAGAGGCGTTTGCCGGCGACATCATCGGTCTGCACAACCACGGCACCATCCAGATCGGCGACACCTTCAGCGAAGGCGAAGTCCTGGGTTTCACCGGTATCCCGCACTTCGCCCCGGAACTGTTCCGCCGCGTACGCCTGAAAGATCCGCTGAAGTCCAAGCAACTGCGCCAGGGCCTGCAGCAGCTGGCCGAAGAAGGCGCGACCCAGGTGTTCTTCCCGGAGCGCAGCAACGACATCATCCTCGGCGCCGTCGGTGTGCTGCAGTTCGATGTGGTTGCCAGCCGTTTGAAAGAGGAATACAAGGTCGAATGCTCCTACGAGCCGATCACTGTTTACTCGGCACGCTGGATCGAATGCAGCGACAAGAAGAAGCTTGAGGAATTCTCCAACAAGGCCGTGGAAAACCTGGCACTGGACGGCGGCGGTCACCTGACCTACCTCGCGCCTACACGGGTTAACCTGGCACTGATGGAAGAGCGCTGGCCGGACGTGAAATTCCGTGCGACGCGAGAGCATCACTAA
- a CDS encoding tetratricopeptide repeat protein produces MADFRLRREEMLDGERLRAMLDESPARAAQAILIAAREGEVEAQALLGQILLDGQGIAQDQPLALSWFGIAARQGHLMARNMLGRCHEHGWGCVADTSIAARHYRVAAQAGLDWAMYNYANLLATGRGVNKDQASAFGFYQRAAHLGHAKSMNLLGRYLEEGRVCPMDLRAARDWYRRSAEGGDFRGQFSYAAVLAHTGHIDEALGWLRKALSDGNPKFLRVASQTLASATDPRIQALASVYLQRADQLETV; encoded by the coding sequence GTGGCGGACTTTCGTTTGCGCCGCGAGGAAATGCTCGACGGCGAGCGCCTGCGCGCCATGCTCGACGAAAGCCCGGCGCGAGCGGCCCAGGCGATCCTGATCGCCGCGCGTGAAGGTGAAGTCGAGGCCCAGGCCTTGCTCGGGCAGATCCTGCTCGACGGCCAGGGTATCGCCCAGGATCAGCCACTGGCGTTGAGCTGGTTCGGCATCGCTGCCCGCCAAGGGCACTTGATGGCGCGCAACATGCTTGGTCGTTGTCATGAACATGGTTGGGGCTGTGTTGCTGATACTTCGATAGCGGCGCGGCATTATCGAGTGGCGGCGCAGGCCGGGCTGGATTGGGCGATGTACAACTACGCCAATCTGCTGGCGACCGGGCGCGGGGTAAACAAGGATCAGGCGTCGGCGTTCGGTTTCTATCAACGCGCGGCACACTTGGGCCATGCCAAATCGATGAACCTGCTGGGTCGATACCTGGAAGAAGGACGAGTGTGTCCCATGGATTTGCGCGCGGCTCGCGACTGGTACCGGCGTTCGGCCGAGGGAGGGGACTTTCGGGGGCAGTTCAGTTACGCCGCGGTATTGGCCCACACCGGCCATATCGACGAGGCGTTGGGCTGGCTGCGCAAGGCGCTGTCCGACGGCAACCCGAAATTTCTGCGAGTGGCGAGCCAGACGCTGGCCAGTGCAACGGATCCGCGGATTCAGGCTCTGGCGAGCGTGTACCTCCAGCGCGCCGACCAGTTGGAAACCGTGTAG
- a CDS encoding ABC transporter permease, with product MEFLNAFSHLDWPLVLHLTWQHITLVGIAVTLAILVGVPLGILMTRFPSLAGPLQASATVLLTVPSIALFGLLLPFYSIFGQGLGPMPAITAVFLYSLLPIMRNTYLALTSVEPGIREAARGIGMTFGQRLRMVELPIAVPVILAGVRTAVVMNIGVMTIAATIGAGGLGVLILASISRSDMSMLIVGAVLVSVLAIIADLILQVLQRSLTPKGLLK from the coding sequence ATGGAATTTTTGAACGCCTTTTCCCATCTCGACTGGCCATTGGTCTTACACCTTACGTGGCAACACATCACCTTGGTCGGCATTGCCGTGACCCTGGCAATCCTGGTCGGCGTGCCGCTGGGCATCCTGATGACCCGCTTCCCGAGTCTCGCCGGTCCGTTGCAGGCCAGCGCCACGGTGTTGCTGACCGTACCGTCGATTGCCCTGTTCGGCCTGCTGCTGCCGTTCTATTCAATATTCGGCCAGGGCCTGGGGCCGATGCCGGCGATCACGGCGGTGTTTCTCTATTCGCTGCTGCCGATCATGCGTAACACCTACCTGGCCCTGACCAGCGTCGAACCAGGCATCCGTGAAGCCGCACGCGGCATCGGCATGACCTTCGGCCAGCGCCTGCGCATGGTCGAATTGCCCATCGCCGTGCCGGTGATCCTCGCTGGCGTACGCACTGCCGTGGTCATGAACATCGGCGTCATGACCATCGCCGCCACCATTGGCGCTGGCGGCCTCGGCGTACTCATCCTCGCTTCCATCAGCCGTAGCGACATGTCGATGCTGATCGTCGGTGCCGTGCTGGTCAGTGTGCTGGCAATCATCGCCGACCTGATCCTGCAAGTGCTGCAACGTTCGCTGACTCCAAAAGGACTCCTGAAATGA
- a CDS encoding Fe2+-dependent dioxygenase, translating to MLLHIPGLFGKDEVQRIREALEQADWADGKITAGYQSAKAKHNLQLPEGHPLAKEIGAAMLERLWKNPLFMSAALPHKVFPPLVNCYTAGGSFDFHIDNAVRQPKGSVERVRTDLSATLFFSEPEDYDGGELEIQDTFGTQRVKLPAGDMLLYPGTSLHKVNAVTRGTRLASFFWTQSLVREDSQRALLFEMDGAIQQLTRDVPDHPSLIRLTGTYHNLLRRWVEV from the coding sequence ATGCTGCTGCACATTCCCGGCCTGTTCGGAAAAGATGAGGTGCAGCGCATTCGCGAGGCTCTGGAGCAAGCCGATTGGGCCGATGGCAAGATCACCGCCGGCTACCAATCGGCCAAGGCCAAGCACAATCTGCAATTGCCTGAAGGGCATCCGCTGGCCAAGGAGATCGGCGCGGCGATGCTGGAGCGGCTATGGAAAAATCCGCTGTTCATGTCGGCTGCGCTACCGCACAAGGTCTTTCCTCCGCTGGTGAACTGTTACACCGCCGGGGGCAGTTTCGACTTCCACATCGACAACGCAGTGCGTCAGCCCAAGGGCAGCGTCGAACGGGTACGCACGGATTTGTCCGCCACGCTGTTCTTCAGCGAGCCCGAGGATTACGACGGCGGCGAGCTGGAAATTCAGGATACCTTCGGCACCCAGCGGGTGAAATTGCCTGCCGGCGACATGCTGCTGTACCCCGGCACCAGCCTGCACAAGGTCAACGCGGTGACACGCGGAACGCGCCTCGCCTCGTTTTTCTGGACCCAAAGCCTGGTGCGCGAAGACAGCCAGCGCGCCCTGTTGTTCGAGATGGATGGGGCCATCCAGCAACTGACCCGCGATGTGCCCGATCATCCATCTCTGATCCGACTGACCGGCACCTATCACAACCTGCTGCGTCGCTGGGTCGAGGTGTAA
- a CDS encoding TonB-dependent siderophore receptor produces the protein MSRQQPQVPVSSPRLLASAIGMAITAGSAGHMAFAAEKTDEKAPDNVISLGATAITGEAQDETTYNVEKASSPKYTAPLIDTPRSVTVVPQQVLKDTGSLNLQDALRTVPGITFGAGEGGNPQGDRPFIRGFDAQGDTYLDGVRDTGSQSREIFAVESIEVSKGPNSAIGGRGAAGGSINLVSKKAHLGDSLDGGFTWGSDQTQRYTFDGNYQFTDTAAGRLNLLSHESNVAGRDSVNYDRWGVAPSLAFGLGTDTRVNLDYYHLESNDTPDSGIPYSIPTGGSTARTKANPDKPNDGGDSSNFYGLTDRDFRKTRVDTATFAIEHDLSDALTIKNTLRHGTSMQDYILTQPDDSKGNVNNGSVWRRANTRVSNTETTTNQTDLFGDVYIAGFKNSFSTGVEYTHEESEKSTYNVNTDTTPGTAAATTNCSPALIGAPSGYNCTSLSNPNPNDPWNGAISRNYAGTDTKANTYALYVFDTLTLSEQWLVNMGLRYDHFDTDYKTFNGSSVTTSKGDDTSEFVTGQFGVVYKPAENGSIYASYATSATPPGNVLGEGSDGNPLGGTPDRNGNLLKSDMEPETTKNYEIGTKWDLLNDRLSLTADIFRTEKDNARVQTNTTTYENVGKTRVQGVELSASGKLTDKWQVFAGYAYMDSEQVDGGDLPANKANNGNELPNTPKNSASLWTTYQVTPKLTIGGGAFYVDDVFGSVANTTMVDSYVRYDAMAAYKLSKNVDLQLNVQNLTDETYYDKAFSTHFANQAAGRTALLSTNFHF, from the coding sequence ATGTCGCGTCAACAACCACAAGTACCGGTCAGTTCACCACGTTTGCTCGCATCCGCCATCGGCATGGCGATTACTGCCGGCTCCGCGGGCCACATGGCTTTCGCGGCGGAAAAAACCGACGAAAAAGCACCGGACAATGTGATTTCGCTGGGCGCCACCGCCATCACCGGCGAAGCTCAGGACGAGACGACCTACAACGTCGAGAAAGCCTCCTCGCCCAAGTACACCGCGCCGCTGATCGACACGCCGCGCTCGGTGACCGTGGTTCCGCAACAAGTCTTGAAAGACACCGGTTCGCTCAACCTGCAGGACGCGCTGCGCACTGTTCCTGGCATCACCTTCGGTGCCGGTGAAGGCGGTAACCCGCAAGGCGACCGTCCGTTCATCCGCGGCTTCGACGCCCAGGGCGACACCTACCTGGACGGCGTGCGCGATACCGGTTCCCAGAGCCGCGAGATCTTCGCCGTTGAATCGATCGAAGTCAGCAAAGGCCCGAACTCCGCGATCGGCGGCCGTGGCGCTGCCGGCGGCAGCATCAACCTGGTCAGCAAGAAAGCCCACCTGGGCGATTCGCTCGACGGTGGTTTCACCTGGGGCTCCGACCAGACCCAGCGTTATACCTTCGACGGCAACTACCAGTTCACCGACACCGCCGCTGGCCGTCTGAACCTGCTGAGCCACGAAAGCAACGTCGCCGGGCGTGACAGCGTCAACTACGACCGTTGGGGTGTGGCACCGTCCCTGGCTTTCGGCCTGGGCACCGACACTCGCGTCAACCTTGACTATTACCACCTCGAAAGCAACGACACGCCGGATTCGGGCATTCCCTACTCCATCCCGACCGGAGGCTCGACTGCGCGTACCAAGGCCAACCCGGACAAGCCGAATGACGGCGGCGACAGCAGCAATTTCTATGGTCTGACCGACCGCGACTTCCGTAAGACCCGCGTCGATACGGCGACCTTCGCCATCGAGCACGACCTGAGCGACGCACTGACCATCAAGAACACCCTGCGCCACGGCACCAGCATGCAGGATTACATCCTGACCCAGCCGGACGACAGCAAAGGCAACGTCAACAATGGCAGCGTGTGGCGCCGCGCGAATACCCGCGTGAGCAACACCGAGACCACCACCAACCAGACCGACCTGTTCGGTGATGTCTACATCGCCGGGTTCAAGAACAGCTTCTCCACCGGTGTCGAATACACCCACGAGGAAAGCGAAAAGTCCACGTACAACGTCAACACGGACACCACCCCGGGAACAGCCGCAGCGACCACCAACTGCTCGCCGGCACTGATCGGCGCACCTAGCGGCTACAACTGCACCTCGCTGTCCAACCCGAACCCGAATGATCCGTGGAACGGCGCCATCTCGCGCAACTATGCCGGCACCGACACCAAGGCCAACACCTACGCACTGTATGTGTTCGACACCCTGACGTTGTCCGAGCAGTGGCTGGTGAACATGGGCCTGCGCTACGACCATTTCGACACCGACTACAAGACTTTCAACGGTTCCAGCGTGACCACCTCCAAGGGCGATGACACCAGCGAATTCGTCACCGGTCAGTTCGGCGTGGTGTACAAACCAGCGGAAAACGGCAGCATCTATGCGTCCTACGCGACGTCCGCCACGCCACCGGGCAACGTCCTCGGTGAAGGCAGTGACGGCAACCCGCTGGGCGGCACACCGGATCGTAACGGCAACCTGCTGAAAAGCGACATGGAGCCGGAAACCACCAAGAACTACGAAATCGGCACCAAGTGGGACCTGCTGAACGATCGTCTGTCCCTGACCGCCGACATCTTCCGCACCGAGAAAGACAACGCTCGTGTGCAGACCAACACCACCACCTACGAAAACGTCGGCAAAACCCGCGTTCAAGGTGTCGAGCTGTCGGCCAGCGGCAAGCTCACCGACAAATGGCAAGTGTTCGCCGGTTACGCCTACATGGACAGCGAGCAAGTCGATGGTGGTGACCTGCCGGCAAACAAGGCCAACAACGGCAACGAACTGCCTAACACGCCGAAAAACAGTGCCAGCCTGTGGACGACCTACCAGGTCACGCCGAAGCTGACCATCGGTGGCGGTGCGTTCTATGTCGATGACGTGTTCGGCAGTGTTGCCAACACCACCATGGTTGATTCCTACGTTCGTTACGACGCGATGGCAGCCTACAAGCTGAGCAAAAACGTCGACCTGCAACTGAACGTGCAGAACCTGACCGACGAAACCTACTACGACAAGGCGTTCTCGACTCACTTCGCCAACCAGGCGGCTGGTCGTACCGCATTGCTGAGCACCAACTTCCACTTCTGA
- a CDS encoding glycine betaine ABC transporter substrate-binding protein — MKTSSFLLGCILLCAGFAQAAEKPLIRIGARVFTEQTLLAEITSQYLRTKGYDVQVTGGLGSNLARSAHESGQLDMLWEYTGVSLVAYNHVTEKLDSEQSYARVKELDAKKGLIWLTPSKFSNTYALALPKNVADQYPQINTISELNRVLRKEAKTNNLVALDTEFANRSDGLDGMVKLYDMNLTRKNIRQMDAGLVYTALRNGQVFAGLVYTTDGRLNAFKLKLLEDDKHYFPDYTAAPVVRQAYLDAHPQLAAQLKPLAELFDDNTMRELNARVDVDHQSPSAVAADFLRQHPIN, encoded by the coding sequence ATGAAAACATCAAGCTTTTTACTAGGCTGCATCCTGCTGTGCGCAGGATTTGCCCAGGCCGCGGAAAAACCGTTGATCCGCATCGGCGCCCGGGTGTTCACCGAACAGACCCTGCTGGCGGAGATCACTTCGCAGTACCTGCGCACCAAGGGTTACGACGTACAAGTGACCGGCGGCCTGGGCAGCAATCTGGCCCGCAGCGCCCACGAAAGTGGTCAGTTGGACATGCTCTGGGAATACACCGGCGTTTCGCTGGTGGCCTACAACCATGTCACTGAAAAACTCGACAGCGAACAGTCCTACGCACGAGTAAAAGAACTCGACGCGAAAAAAGGCCTGATCTGGCTCACCCCGTCGAAATTCAGCAACACCTACGCCCTCGCCCTGCCGAAGAACGTCGCCGACCAATACCCGCAGATCAACACCATCAGTGAACTGAACAGGGTGCTGCGCAAGGAGGCCAAGACCAACAACCTGGTGGCGCTGGACACCGAGTTCGCCAACCGCTCGGACGGCCTTGATGGCATGGTCAAGCTCTACGACATGAACCTGACCCGCAAGAACATCCGGCAGATGGATGCGGGTCTGGTCTACACGGCACTGCGCAACGGCCAGGTGTTTGCCGGCCTGGTCTACACAACTGACGGCCGCCTCAACGCTTTCAAGTTGAAACTGCTGGAAGACGACAAGCATTACTTCCCCGACTACACCGCAGCGCCCGTGGTGCGTCAGGCCTACCTCGATGCGCATCCGCAACTGGCCGCACAGCTCAAGCCGCTGGCTGAACTGTTCGACGACAACACCATGCGCGAGCTCAACGCACGGGTCGATGTCGATCACCAGAGCCCTTCAGCCGTTGCCGCCGATTTCCTGCGCCAACACCCGATCAATTAA
- a CDS encoding ABC transporter permease, translated as MAIHYGKGLIGGALVFALLALLINWIGINTIEHYRDDLLFYLQAHLILVLASMLAALVVGIPAGILLSRPNMIGRAERFMQFFNIGNTVPPLAVLAIALGILGIGSGPAIFALFLASLLPIVRNTYEGLKNVQGSLKEAAVGIGMTPRQVLWKVELPNAVPIIIGGVRVALAINVGTAPLAFLIGANSLGSLIFPGIALNNQPQLLLGAACTALLALLLDGLVTLASRLWLERGLRPS; from the coding sequence GTGGCTATCCACTATGGCAAAGGGCTGATAGGAGGCGCGCTGGTATTCGCCCTTCTGGCCCTGCTGATCAACTGGATCGGCATCAACACGATCGAACACTACCGCGACGATTTGTTGTTTTACCTGCAAGCTCATCTGATTCTCGTCCTCGCTTCCATGCTGGCCGCCCTTGTCGTGGGCATTCCTGCCGGCATCCTCCTCAGCCGCCCGAACATGATCGGCCGTGCCGAGCGCTTCATGCAGTTCTTCAATATCGGCAACACCGTCCCGCCCCTCGCCGTCCTGGCCATCGCCCTCGGCATCCTCGGCATCGGCAGCGGCCCCGCCATCTTCGCCCTGTTCCTCGCCTCGCTACTGCCCATCGTGCGCAACACCTACGAAGGCCTGAAAAACGTTCAAGGCTCGCTCAAGGAAGCCGCCGTCGGCATCGGCATGACCCCGCGCCAGGTGCTGTGGAAAGTCGAATTGCCCAACGCAGTGCCGATCATCATCGGTGGCGTGCGCGTGGCGTTGGCGATCAATGTCGGGACCGCTCCGCTGGCGTTCCTTATTGGCGCCAACAGCCTTGGCAGCCTGATATTCCCCGGCATTGCCCTGAACAATCAGCCGCAATTGCTGCTCGGTGCCGCGTGCACCGCGTTGCTGGCCTTGTTGCTCGACGGCCTGGTGACACTCGCCAGCCGCCTCTGGCTCGAACGCGGCTTACGCCCGTCTTAA
- a CDS encoding betaine/proline/choline family ABC transporter ATP-binding protein (Members of the family are the ATP-binding subunit of ABC transporters for substrates such as betaine, L-proline or other amino acids, choline, carnitine, etc. The substrate specificity is best determined from the substrate-binding subunit, rather than this subunit, as it interacts with the permease subunit and not with substrate directly.), whose amino-acid sequence MIELQNLSKTFQSNGKDVKAVDSVSLTVNEGEICVFLGPSGCGKSTTLKMINRLIKPTSGKILINGEDTTGLDEVTLRRNIGYVIQQIGLFPNMTIEENIVVVPKLLGWDKQKCHDRARELMSMIKLEPKQYLHRYPRELSGGQQQRIGVIRALAADAPLLLMDEPFGAVDPINREMIQNEFFEMQRALNKTVIMVSHDIDEAIKLGDKIAIFRAGKLLQIDHPDTLLAHPADEFVSNFVGQDSTLKRLLLVKAEDAADNAPSVSPQTPVAEALELMDEHDRRYVVVTCTENKALGYVRRRDLHRQTGTCAQYQREFNATAAYDEHLRILLSRMYEFNRAWLPVMDAERVFLGEVTQESIAAYLSSGRSRGMKTNIVSPAEAVVA is encoded by the coding sequence ATGATCGAACTTCAAAACCTCAGCAAGACCTTCCAAAGCAACGGTAAAGATGTGAAAGCCGTGGACTCGGTAAGCCTGACCGTCAATGAAGGCGAAATCTGTGTGTTCCTCGGGCCATCGGGTTGCGGCAAAAGCACCACGCTGAAAATGATCAACCGCCTGATCAAACCCACCTCGGGCAAGATCCTGATCAACGGCGAAGACACCACCGGCCTCGATGAAGTGACGCTGCGCCGCAACATCGGCTACGTGATCCAGCAGATCGGCCTGTTCCCGAACATGACCATCGAAGAGAACATCGTGGTCGTGCCGAAACTCCTCGGCTGGGACAAGCAGAAATGCCACGACCGCGCCCGCGAGTTGATGAGCATGATCAAGCTTGAACCCAAGCAATACCTGCATCGTTATCCACGAGAACTGTCCGGTGGCCAACAGCAGCGGATCGGCGTAATTCGCGCACTGGCGGCGGATGCACCGCTGCTGCTGATGGACGAACCGTTCGGCGCGGTCGACCCGATCAACCGCGAGATGATCCAGAACGAATTCTTCGAAATGCAGCGGGCGCTGAACAAGACCGTGATCATGGTCAGCCATGACATCGACGAGGCGATCAAGCTCGGCGACAAGATCGCGATCTTCCGCGCCGGCAAGCTGTTGCAGATCGATCACCCGGACACGTTGCTCGCGCATCCGGCGGATGAGTTTGTCAGCAACTTCGTCGGCCAGGACAGCACGCTGAAACGCCTGTTGCTGGTGAAAGCCGAAGACGCGGCGGACAACGCGCCCTCCGTCAGCCCGCAAACCCCGGTGGCCGAAGCGCTGGAGTTGATGGATGAGCATGACCGACGCTACGTGGTGGTCACCTGTACCGAGAACAAAGCCCTGGGTTATGTAAGACGTCGCGACCTGCACCGTCAGACCGGCACCTGCGCGCAGTACCAACGCGAGTTCAACGCCACGGCGGCGTACGACGAGCACCTGCGCATCCTGCTATCGCGCATGTACGAGTTCAATCGTGCGTGGTTGCCGGTGATGGATGCCGAGCGGGTGTTTTTGGGTGAGGTGACCCAGGAGTCGATTGCTGCTTATTTAAGCTCAGGTCGTTCGCGCGGGATGAAGACCAATATCGTGTCGCCGGCCGAGGCGGTGGTGGCTTAA
- a CDS encoding type III PLP-dependent enzyme, whose translation MSIQVEDYFARETFQKMKAFADKQETPFVVIDTAMISQAYDDLRAGFEFAKVYYAVKANPAVEIIDLLKEKGSSFDIASIYELDKVLDRGVSADHISYGNTIKKSKDIRYFYEKGVRLFATDSEADLRNIAKAAPGSKVYVRILTEGSTTADWPLSRKFGCQTDMAMDLLILARDLGLVPYGISFHVGSQQRDISVWDAAIAKVKVIFERLKEEDGIHLKLINMGGGFPANYITRTNSLETYAEEIIRFLKEDFGDDLPEIILEPGRSLIANAGILVSEVVLVARKSRTAVERWVYTDVGKFSGLIETMDEAIKFPIWTEKKGEMEEVVIAGPTCDSADIMYENYKYGLPLNLAIGDRLYWLSTGAYTTSYSAVEFNGFPPLKSFYV comes from the coding sequence ATGTCGATCCAGGTCGAAGACTATTTCGCGCGCGAAACCTTTCAGAAAATGAAGGCGTTCGCCGACAAGCAGGAAACCCCGTTCGTGGTGATCGACACCGCGATGATCAGCCAGGCCTATGACGACCTGCGCGCCGGTTTCGAATTCGCCAAGGTCTACTACGCGGTCAAGGCCAACCCGGCCGTCGAAATCATCGACCTGCTCAAGGAGAAAGGCTCGAGCTTCGACATCGCCTCTATCTATGAGCTGGATAAAGTGCTGGATCGCGGCGTCAGCGCCGACCACATCAGCTACGGCAACACCATCAAGAAGTCCAAGGACATCCGCTACTTCTACGAGAAGGGCGTGCGCCTGTTTGCCACCGACTCCGAAGCCGACCTGCGCAACATCGCCAAGGCTGCACCGGGCTCGAAAGTCTACGTGCGCATCCTGACCGAAGGCTCGACCACCGCCGACTGGCCTTTGTCGCGCAAGTTCGGTTGCCAGACCGACATGGCCATGGACCTGTTGATCCTCGCTCGCGACCTGGGCCTGGTGCCTTACGGCATCTCGTTCCACGTCGGCTCGCAGCAGCGCGACATCAGCGTCTGGGACGCGGCGATCGCCAAGGTCAAAGTGATCTTCGAGCGCCTGAAAGAAGAAGATGGCATTCACCTGAAGCTGATCAACATGGGTGGCGGCTTCCCGGCCAACTACATCACCCGCACCAACAGCCTGGAAACCTACGCCGAGGAAATCATCCGTTTCCTGAAGGAAGACTTCGGTGACGATCTGCCGGAAATCATCCTGGAACCAGGCCGTTCGTTGATCGCCAACGCCGGTATCCTGGTCAGTGAAGTGGTACTGGTCGCGCGCAAATCCCGCACTGCGGTCGAGCGTTGGGTGTACACGGATGTGGGCAAGTTCTCCGGCCTGATCGAAACCATGGACGAAGCCATCAAGTTCCCGATCTGGACCGAAAAGAAAGGCGAGATGGAAGAAGTGGTCATCGCCGGCCCAACCTGTGACAGCGCCGACATCATGTACGAAAACTACAAATACGGCCTGCCGCTGAACCTGGCCATCGGTGATCGCCTGTACTGGCTGTCGACCGGCGCATACACCACCAGCTACAGCGCCGTCGAGTTCAATGGCTTCCCGCCGCTGAAGTCGTTCTACGTGTAA